The following coding sequences lie in one Streptomyces sp. NBC_00510 genomic window:
- the leuE gene encoding leucine efflux protein LeuE codes for MLGITDLSTYVLGTVLIVLLPGPNSLYTLSVAARRGVRTAYRAALGVFLGDTVLMTASAAGVAGLLQANAVLFGIVKYAGAGYLAWIAVGMARAAWGMWRSRGTEPVALATAAEEVADAERPFRRALVISLLNPKAILFFISFFVQFVDPGYAHPALSFLALGAIAQVFSFCYLTLLIFGGTYLAAQFRRRKRLAAGLTSGAAALFLGFAAKLSMSSAG; via the coding sequence ATGCTGGGAATCACCGACCTGTCGACGTACGTGCTGGGCACCGTACTGATCGTGCTGCTGCCGGGGCCGAACTCGCTGTACACCCTGTCCGTCGCGGCGCGCCGCGGCGTCCGGACGGCGTACCGCGCGGCCCTGGGCGTCTTCCTCGGCGACACCGTGCTGATGACCGCTTCGGCGGCGGGCGTGGCCGGGCTGCTCCAGGCCAACGCCGTGCTGTTCGGCATCGTGAAGTACGCGGGCGCCGGCTACCTGGCGTGGATCGCCGTCGGCATGGCGCGGGCCGCCTGGGGCATGTGGCGCTCCCGGGGCACCGAGCCGGTGGCACTGGCGACCGCGGCCGAGGAGGTGGCGGACGCCGAGCGGCCGTTCCGGCGGGCGCTGGTGATCAGCCTGCTCAACCCCAAGGCGATCCTGTTCTTCATCTCCTTCTTCGTGCAGTTCGTGGACCCCGGCTACGCCCATCCCGCGCTGTCCTTCCTCGCGCTGGGCGCCATCGCGCAGGTCTTCAGCTTCTGCTACCTGACGCTGCTGATCTTCGGCGGCACCTACCTGGCCGCCCAGTTCCGCCGTCGCAAGCGCCTGGCGGCGGGACTGACCTCGGGCGCCGCGGCGCTCTTCCTGGGCTTCGCGGCCAAGCTGTCGATGTCCTCGGCGGGCTGA
- a CDS encoding MerR family transcriptional regulator, with amino-acid sequence MNTSTGYPVGQVAGFAGVTVRTLHHYDEIGLLSPSARSHAGHRRYGDADLDRLQQILFYRELGFPLDQVAVLLDDPAADPREHLRRQHELLTARIGKLTEMADAVQRAMEARTMGINLTPEEKFEVFGDYDPDRHAEETRERWGDTEAYEQSQRRAASYTKEDWLRIKAEQEDWGARLVALRGSGAPADGEAAMDLAEEHRQFIVDHYYDCTYEIHTGLAEMYLADPRFNAFYEAIAPGTAQYVHDAIVANARRARG; translated from the coding sequence ATGAACACGAGCACGGGCTACCCGGTCGGGCAGGTGGCGGGTTTCGCCGGCGTGACCGTCCGCACGCTGCACCACTACGACGAGATCGGACTGCTCTCGCCCAGCGCCCGCAGCCACGCGGGCCACCGGCGCTACGGCGACGCCGACCTCGACCGGCTGCAGCAGATCCTCTTCTACCGGGAGCTCGGCTTCCCCCTGGACCAGGTGGCGGTCCTCCTCGACGACCCGGCCGCGGACCCGCGGGAGCACCTGCGGCGCCAGCACGAACTGCTGACCGCGCGGATCGGGAAGCTGACGGAGATGGCCGACGCCGTCCAACGAGCCATGGAGGCACGCACGATGGGCATCAACCTCACGCCCGAGGAGAAGTTCGAGGTCTTCGGGGACTACGACCCCGACCGGCACGCCGAGGAGACCCGGGAGCGCTGGGGCGACACCGAGGCGTACGAGCAGTCGCAGCGCCGCGCCGCCTCGTACACCAAGGAGGACTGGCTGCGCATCAAGGCCGAGCAGGAGGACTGGGGCGCCCGGCTGGTCGCGCTGCGCGGGTCCGGCGCCCCGGCGGACGGCGAGGCGGCGATGGACCTGGCCGAGGAGCACCGGCAGTTCATCGTGGACCACTACTACGACTGCACGTACGAGATCCACACCGGTCTCGCCGAGATGTACCTGGCGGACCCGCGCTTCAACGCCTTCTACGAGGCGATCGCGCCGGGCACCGCGCAGTACGTCCACGACGCGATCGTCGCCAACGCTAGGCGGGCGCGGGGCTGA
- a CDS encoding YbjQ family protein, protein MGIDEYGGGQSPRSAVLVVTTNDVPGYRVERVIGEVFGLTVRSRHLGSQIGAGLKSLIGGELKGLTKTLAQTRTEAMERLVEQAQSRGANAVLAMRFDVGEAADAGTEVCAYGTAAVISPAPA, encoded by the coding sequence ATGGGTATCGACGAGTACGGCGGCGGACAGTCGCCCCGGTCCGCCGTCCTGGTGGTCACCACGAACGACGTGCCGGGCTACCGGGTGGAACGGGTGATCGGTGAGGTGTTCGGCCTCACCGTGCGCTCCCGCCACCTGGGCAGCCAGATCGGCGCGGGCCTGAAGTCCCTGATCGGCGGCGAGCTGAAGGGACTCACCAAGACCCTGGCCCAGACCCGCACCGAGGCGATGGAGCGGCTGGTGGAACAGGCGCAGTCGCGCGGCGCCAACGCGGTGCTGGCGATGCGCTTCGACGTCGGCGAGGCCGCCGACGCCGGCACCGAGGTGTGCGCCTACGGCACGGCGGCGGTGATCAGCCCCGCGCCCGCCTAG
- a CDS encoding ABC transporter ATP-binding protein — MTRAISLHDVSKTYGRGVRAVDRFSLDIAPGEFLVLLGPSGCGKSTVLRMIAGLEDITSGELLLDGEHANDLAPGDRRMAMVFQNFALYPSMTSRENIGFPLRFEMPGQDTGPRVAETARTLGIEDILDRYPGQLSGGERQRVAMGRAISRHPSVFLMDEPLSNLDAKLRSHLRAEIARLTRGMGVTTVYVTHDQAEAMSLGDRVAIMRNGVLQQVGTPRAAYHLPQNVFVAAFIGTPRINLMEATVVAPLDGGMWIDLGRQRLVLPQPLSRDHQMLRIQQGRPVIVGLRSEAVRIDRPSSARPGEVVLSGVVEHVEYQGHESLVHLGTGARAAVVPELESARPGTGRQRSRAASRQGGAAGLGRLVQKAAARVSGQGQTAVLDPPGQRPETERPATGGGDLVVRTGPDLRLRAGQHVPLLVDLAHLYVFDHAGHRICPAPDRAPHLEY; from the coding sequence ATGACTCGCGCCATCTCCCTGCACGACGTCTCGAAGACCTACGGCCGCGGCGTGCGCGCCGTGGACCGCTTCTCCCTGGACATCGCCCCCGGCGAGTTCCTGGTGCTGCTCGGCCCCTCGGGCTGCGGCAAGTCCACGGTGCTGCGCATGATCGCCGGCCTGGAGGACATCACCTCCGGGGAGCTGCTCCTGGACGGCGAGCACGCCAACGACCTGGCGCCGGGCGACCGGAGGATGGCCATGGTCTTCCAGAACTTCGCCCTCTACCCGAGCATGACCAGCCGGGAGAACATCGGCTTCCCGCTGCGCTTCGAGATGCCCGGGCAGGACACCGGGCCCCGGGTCGCCGAGACCGCGCGGACCCTGGGCATCGAGGACATCCTCGACCGCTACCCGGGCCAGCTGTCCGGCGGCGAGCGGCAGCGGGTCGCGATGGGCCGGGCCATCTCGCGGCACCCGTCCGTCTTCCTGATGGACGAGCCGCTGTCCAACCTCGACGCCAAGCTCCGCTCGCACCTGCGCGCCGAGATCGCCCGGCTGACCCGCGGCATGGGCGTGACGACCGTGTACGTCACCCACGACCAGGCCGAGGCGATGTCGCTGGGCGACCGCGTGGCGATCATGCGCAACGGCGTGCTGCAGCAGGTGGGCACCCCGCGTGCGGCGTACCACCTGCCGCAGAACGTCTTCGTGGCCGCCTTCATCGGCACCCCGCGTATCAACCTCATGGAGGCGACCGTGGTGGCCCCGCTGGACGGCGGGATGTGGATCGACCTCGGACGGCAGCGGCTCGTCCTCCCCCAGCCGCTGAGCAGGGACCACCAGATGCTCCGCATCCAGCAGGGCCGGCCGGTCATCGTCGGCCTGCGCTCGGAGGCCGTGCGCATCGACCGGCCGAGCAGCGCGCGGCCGGGCGAGGTGGTGCTGAGCGGTGTCGTGGAGCACGTGGAGTACCAGGGCCACGAGTCGCTGGTGCACCTCGGCACCGGCGCCCGCGCGGCCGTCGTGCCCGAACTGGAGTCCGCCCGTCCGGGCACCGGGCGGCAGCGCTCCCGGGCGGCGTCCCGGCAGGGCGGTGCGGCAGGCCTCGGCCGGTTGGTGCAGAAGGCCGCCGCACGGGTCTCCGGCCAGGGCCAGACGGCCGTACTGGACCCGCCGGGGCAGCGGCCGGAGACCGAGCGGCCCGCCACCGGGGGCGGCGACCTGGTCGTGCGCACCGGGCCCGACCTGCGGCTGCGCGCCGGACAGCACGTGCCGCTGCTGGTCGACCTCGCGCACCTGTACGTCTTCGACCACGCGGGCCACCGGATCTGCCCGGCCCCGGACCGGGCACCGCACCTGGAGTACTGA
- a CDS encoding VTT domain-containing protein gives MTTIALGPQWLDPDYLISSAGLIGLLAIVFAESGLLIGFFLPGDSLLFTGGLLVAGGKLDYPIWLVCVLVVLAAVAGDQVGYLFGRKVGPSLFRRPDSRLFKQENVEKAHEFFERHGAKSIVLARFVPIVRTFTPIIAGVSRMNYRVFVTYNIVGGLLWGAGVTLLGYWLGQIAFVHEHIELILVGIVLLSVVPIAIEFLRARAASRKAGPGPLPGAPEYEAEDEAGQPPLQRGSGGRHRANRR, from the coding sequence GTGACGACTATCGCCCTGGGCCCGCAATGGCTCGACCCCGATTACCTCATCTCGTCAGCGGGCCTGATCGGCCTGCTGGCGATCGTCTTCGCCGAGTCGGGTCTGCTCATCGGCTTCTTCCTGCCGGGTGACTCCCTGCTCTTCACCGGCGGCCTGCTGGTCGCGGGCGGCAAGCTCGACTATCCGATCTGGCTGGTCTGCGTGCTGGTCGTGCTCGCCGCGGTCGCCGGCGACCAGGTGGGCTACCTCTTCGGCCGCAAGGTCGGGCCCTCGCTCTTCCGGCGCCCTGACTCCAGGCTCTTCAAGCAGGAGAACGTCGAGAAGGCCCACGAGTTCTTCGAGCGGCACGGCGCCAAGTCGATCGTGCTCGCCCGCTTCGTGCCGATCGTGCGCACCTTCACCCCGATCATCGCCGGCGTCAGCCGCATGAACTACCGCGTCTTCGTGACGTACAACATCGTCGGCGGCCTGCTGTGGGGCGCCGGCGTGACCCTGCTCGGCTACTGGCTGGGCCAGATCGCGTTCGTCCACGAGCACATCGAGCTGATCCTGGTCGGCATCGTGCTGCTCTCGGTCGTCCCGATCGCCATCGAGTTCCTGCGCGCCCGCGCGGCCTCCCGCAAGGCCGGACCCGGGCCGCTGCCCGGCGCTCCCGAATACGAGGCCGAGGACGAGGCCGGCCAGCCCCCGCTCCAGCGGGGCTCCGGCGGGCGGCACCGCGCGAACCGCCGTTAG
- a CDS encoding threonine/serine exporter family protein → MAHPKEPDGPEQPTGGSEFTPPLGVELPRPEPQGSAFARPGTRTSSQLSHPAFTPPEGIPVVSLSKETPWPDRMRTMLRMPVGERPAPEQPARRPEAEGGPPVPRVLDLTLRIGELLLAGGEGAEDVEAAMLGVAHAYGLGRVEPTVTFTLLGISYQPSLVDAPVTANRTVRRRATDYTRLAAVFRLINDVTAADLSLEDAYRRLAEIRRNRHPYPGWLLTVAAGLLAGAASMLVGGGGPLVFAIAALGAMLGDRLAWLCAGRGLPEFYQFVAAAMPAAVMGVLVARFGQHLPGTSTLQASAVITGGLFALIPGRALVAAVQDGLTGFYITASARLLEVMYLFTGIVVGVTLILYAGVSLGAGLDPDQVFRPYENPPVQLVAAMVLSLAFAVLLQCERGVLVVAALNGGVAWTVYAALHQEKIGIGMSPVAATAVAAGLVGLFGQVLSRYRYASALPYVTAAIGPLLPGSATYFGLLGLTRGHLDQGFASLTKAAALALAVAIGVNLGGEIARLFIKLPGGPDQARRRAAAKRTRGF, encoded by the coding sequence GTGGCGCACCCCAAGGAGCCCGACGGGCCCGAGCAGCCGACCGGCGGCTCGGAGTTCACCCCGCCCCTGGGCGTGGAACTGCCCAGGCCCGAACCGCAGGGTTCCGCCTTCGCCCGCCCCGGGACGCGGACCTCGTCGCAGCTGTCCCACCCGGCCTTCACGCCCCCCGAGGGCATCCCGGTCGTCAGCCTCTCCAAGGAGACCCCCTGGCCCGACCGGATGCGCACGATGCTGCGCATGCCCGTCGGCGAGCGCCCCGCTCCCGAGCAGCCCGCCCGGCGGCCGGAGGCGGAGGGCGGCCCGCCGGTCCCGCGTGTGCTCGACCTCACGCTGCGCATCGGTGAGCTGCTGCTCGCCGGCGGCGAGGGCGCGGAGGACGTCGAGGCCGCGATGCTCGGCGTCGCCCACGCCTACGGGCTCGGACGGGTCGAACCGACCGTGACGTTCACCCTGCTGGGCATCTCGTACCAGCCCTCGCTCGTGGACGCGCCGGTCACCGCCAACCGCACGGTGCGCCGCCGGGCCACCGACTACACCCGTCTCGCGGCCGTCTTCCGGCTGATCAACGACGTCACCGCGGCCGACCTCAGCCTGGAGGACGCCTACCGGCGGCTCGCCGAGATCCGCCGCAACCGGCACCCGTACCCGGGCTGGCTGCTGACCGTGGCGGCCGGGCTCCTCGCCGGCGCGGCGAGCATGCTGGTCGGCGGCGGCGGTCCGCTGGTGTTCGCGATCGCCGCGCTCGGCGCGATGCTGGGCGACCGGCTGGCCTGGCTGTGCGCGGGCCGCGGGCTGCCGGAGTTCTACCAGTTCGTCGCCGCGGCGATGCCCGCGGCCGTGATGGGGGTGCTGGTCGCCCGGTTCGGCCAGCACCTGCCCGGTACGAGCACCCTGCAGGCCTCGGCGGTCATCACCGGTGGGCTCTTCGCGCTGATCCCGGGAAGGGCCCTGGTCGCGGCCGTCCAGGACGGCCTGACCGGCTTCTACATCACCGCCTCCGCACGCCTGCTGGAGGTGATGTACCTCTTCACCGGCATCGTCGTCGGCGTGACGCTGATCCTCTACGCCGGGGTCAGCCTGGGCGCCGGACTCGACCCCGACCAGGTCTTCCGGCCCTACGAGAACCCGCCGGTGCAACTGGTCGCCGCGATGGTGCTGAGCCTGGCCTTCGCCGTGCTGCTGCAGTGCGAGCGCGGCGTGCTGGTGGTCGCCGCGCTCAACGGCGGTGTCGCCTGGACGGTCTACGCGGCGCTGCACCAGGAGAAGATCGGCATCGGCATGTCGCCGGTGGCGGCCACCGCCGTCGCCGCCGGCCTGGTGGGTCTCTTCGGTCAGGTGCTCTCCCGCTACCGCTACGCCTCCGCGCTGCCGTACGTCACGGCGGCCATCGGCCCGCTGCTGCCGGGTTCCGCGACGTACTTCGGGCTCCTCGGGCTGACCCGCGGTCACCTGGACCAGGGATTCGCCTCGCTGACGAAGGCGGCGGCGCTGGCGCTCGCCGTGGCCATCGGGGTGAACCTGGGAGGAGAGATCGCGCGGCTGTTCATCAAGCTGCCCGGTGGGCCTGACCAGGCACGACGCCGCGCGGCGGCCAAGCGGACCCGCGGTTTCTGA
- a CDS encoding wax ester/triacylglycerol synthase family O-acyltransferase yields MADEHLSPLDLAFWNLDSPGHPMHLGAVAVFDRDPEHPVDADGLAALLTARAEAVPRMRQRVKDVWYGVGGAAWAADEHFDARHHVHAVRRADARAAVAELMSRPMDRDRPPWEVYVIEGAPDAPFSVLVKLHHALADGLRAVEFGAALLDQGARTTAAAPAPEPPAPAAPAPRSGAEAAVPAQVRGLGIHLPALPLPDPRQVVASLPDRVREAGRALGIGSAVLRASLDPGGPAALGAAWTPGGAERRFATASLDVDDLHRVRKTSGGTVNDVVMAVVAGALRRWMQARGDDPAGPGPRALIPVARRRRRGVRGGRGNRISGYLLRLPVGEPDPLARLRDVRAGMDRNKDAGPDSGPGAVALLADSVPPLAHRFAAPLLAASARLLFDVLITNVPMLDVPLTLDGCRMTELYPIAPLARGQSLAVAVSTYRRRVHIGLLADAESLPDADTLARALHGALAELLDACG; encoded by the coding sequence TTGGCTGACGAGCACCTGAGCCCGCTGGACCTCGCCTTCTGGAACCTGGACTCGCCGGGCCACCCCATGCACCTGGGCGCCGTGGCCGTCTTCGACCGCGACCCGGAGCACCCGGTCGACGCCGACGGACTCGCCGCGCTGCTCACCGCCCGGGCCGAGGCCGTACCGCGGATGCGGCAGCGCGTGAAGGACGTCTGGTACGGCGTCGGCGGCGCCGCCTGGGCGGCCGACGAGCACTTCGACGCCCGGCACCACGTCCACGCCGTCCGGCGGGCCGACGCCCGGGCCGCCGTCGCCGAACTGATGTCCCGGCCCATGGACCGCGACCGGCCGCCGTGGGAGGTCTACGTCATCGAGGGCGCCCCCGACGCGCCCTTCAGCGTCCTGGTCAAGCTGCACCACGCCCTCGCCGACGGCCTGCGCGCCGTGGAGTTCGGCGCCGCCCTGCTCGACCAGGGGGCCCGCACCACGGCGGCCGCCCCCGCCCCGGAGCCTCCCGCCCCGGCGGCTCCGGCGCCGCGGTCCGGCGCCGAGGCGGCCGTGCCGGCCCAGGTCCGGGGGCTCGGCATCCACCTGCCCGCGCTGCCGCTGCCCGATCCGCGGCAGGTCGTCGCCTCCCTGCCGGACCGGGTGCGCGAGGCCGGGCGCGCCCTGGGCATCGGCTCGGCCGTGCTGCGCGCCTCCCTCGACCCCGGCGGGCCCGCCGCGCTGGGCGCGGCCTGGACGCCCGGCGGCGCGGAGCGCCGCTTCGCCACCGCCTCCCTCGACGTCGACGACCTGCACCGGGTCCGCAAGACCAGCGGCGGGACCGTCAACGACGTCGTCATGGCCGTCGTCGCCGGCGCGCTGCGGCGCTGGATGCAGGCCCGCGGCGACGACCCGGCGGGTCCGGGCCCGCGCGCCCTGATCCCGGTGGCGCGGCGCCGCCGCAGAGGCGTGCGCGGCGGCCGGGGCAACCGCATCTCCGGCTACCTGCTGCGGCTGCCGGTCGGCGAGCCCGACCCGCTCGCCCGGCTGCGCGACGTCCGCGCGGGCATGGACCGCAACAAGGACGCCGGACCCGACTCGGGGCCCGGTGCCGTCGCGCTGCTGGCCGACAGCGTGCCGCCGCTCGCGCACCGCTTCGCCGCGCCGCTGCTCGCCGCCTCGGCGCGACTGCTGTTCGACGTGCTGATCACCAACGTGCCGATGCTCGACGTGCCGCTCACCCTGGACGGCTGCCGCATGACGGAGCTCTACCCGATCGCCCCGCTCGCCCGCGGGCAGTCGCTGGCGGTCGCCGTCTCCACGTACCGCCGCCGGGTCCACATCGGGCTGCTCGCGGACGCGGAGTCCCTGCCGGACGCCGACACGCTCGCCAGGGCTCTGCACGGCGCGCTGGCCGAACTGCTCGACGCCTGCGGGTGA
- a CDS encoding inorganic diphosphatase yields the protein MLEFDVTIEIPKGSRNKYEVDHETGRIRLDRHLFTSTVYPADYGFVENTLGEDGDPLDALVLLDEPTFPGVLVRCRAIGMFRMTDEAGGDDKLLCVPASDPRVEHLRDIHHVSEFDRLEIQHFFEVYKDLEPGKSVEGANWVGRAEAEAEIEASYKRLKEHGGH from the coding sequence GTGCTCGAGTTCGACGTAACGATCGAGATCCCGAAGGGTTCCCGCAACAAGTACGAGGTGGACCACGAGACCGGTCGTATCCGCCTGGACCGGCACCTGTTCACCTCGACGGTCTACCCGGCCGACTACGGCTTCGTGGAGAACACCCTGGGCGAGGACGGCGACCCGCTGGACGCCCTGGTCCTGCTCGACGAGCCGACCTTCCCCGGCGTCCTCGTGCGCTGCCGCGCGATCGGCATGTTCCGCATGACGGACGAGGCCGGCGGCGACGACAAGCTCCTGTGCGTGCCCGCCTCGGACCCGCGGGTCGAGCACCTGCGTGACATTCACCACGTCTCCGAGTTCGACCGCCTGGAGATCCAGCACTTCTTCGAGGTCTACAAGGACCTGGAGCCCGGCAAGTCCGTCGAGGGCGCCAACTGGGTGGGCCGCGCCGAGGCCGAGGCCGAGATCGAGGCGTCCTACAAGCGCCTGAAGGAGCACGGCGGTCACTGA
- the dacB gene encoding D-alanyl-D-alanine carboxypeptidase/D-alanyl-D-alanine-endopeptidase: MSPTLVCGRERGWSGVPVSKNWQVVAGSAVAGLAVALTAVAAAGPWESGQRTAERAIAASRDGQGKQARPHKKAGGGGHKGAVAPVPPAPEVLTAVSGPQGAPLPTKAGLTGRLGPLLHDPALGALTTGAVVDAVSGRTVWGQGPATAAVPASTTKVATAVAALSLLGADHRLTTSVVAAGKDRVVLVGGGDPTLTARAKPGGGWTAASLRTLASDTARALRAKGVRSVKLTYDTSLFTGPAVHPIGHNDNIAPVTALMADEGRTDGKSFKGPAVRGWDPAADAAAAFADLLRKRGIEIDGAVKAGKAPTRTHAADRLAEARSAPLADLVERMLTNSDNDIAEALARHTALAADRPGSFSGGAKAIGSALRELGLPLKGARFVDGSGLNRAGHLTAEQLARMLALAADSDHPELRPVLTGLPVAGFTGSLRERFTSAGGGAGLVRAKTGTLTGVNALGGTVVDADGRLLTFAFLTNGTTNPTAAQSALDRLAAGLATCGCRT; the protein is encoded by the coding sequence GTGTCTCCCACGCTTGTGTGTGGTCGCGAAAGGGGCTGGTCCGGGGTGCCCGTCTCGAAGAACTGGCAGGTGGTGGCAGGTTCGGCTGTCGCAGGACTTGCCGTGGCGCTGACGGCTGTGGCCGCAGCAGGACCGTGGGAGTCAGGCCAGCGTACGGCCGAACGGGCGATCGCCGCCTCCCGGGACGGTCAGGGGAAGCAGGCGCGTCCCCACAAGAAGGCCGGTGGGGGCGGCCACAAGGGGGCGGTCGCCCCGGTGCCGCCCGCCCCCGAGGTGCTCACCGCCGTGTCCGGGCCGCAGGGCGCGCCGCTGCCGACCAAGGCCGGACTGACGGGCCGGCTCGGCCCGTTGCTGCACGACCCCGCGCTCGGCGCGTTGACGACGGGCGCCGTCGTCGACGCCGTGTCGGGCCGGACCGTGTGGGGGCAGGGCCCCGCCACGGCCGCCGTCCCCGCCTCCACCACGAAGGTCGCCACGGCCGTCGCGGCCCTGTCGCTGCTCGGGGCCGACCACCGGCTCACCACCTCCGTGGTCGCCGCGGGCAAGGACCGCGTCGTCCTGGTCGGCGGCGGCGACCCCACCCTGACCGCCCGCGCGAAGCCCGGGGGCGGATGGACGGCGGCCTCCCTGCGCACCCTCGCCTCCGACACCGCCCGCGCGCTGCGCGCCAAGGGCGTCCGCTCGGTGAAGCTCACGTACGACACCTCGCTCTTCACCGGCCCCGCCGTCCACCCCATCGGGCACAACGACAACATCGCGCCCGTCACCGCCCTGATGGCCGACGAGGGCCGCACCGACGGCAAGAGCTTCAAGGGCCCGGCCGTCCGCGGGTGGGACCCGGCGGCGGACGCGGCGGCGGCCTTCGCGGACCTGCTGCGCAAGCGCGGCATCGAGATCGACGGCGCGGTAAAGGCCGGCAAGGCGCCCACGCGCACGCACGCGGCCGACCGGCTGGCGGAGGCGCGGTCCGCACCCCTGGCCGACCTGGTCGAGCGCATGCTCACCAACAGCGACAACGACATCGCCGAGGCCCTCGCCCGGCACACGGCCCTCGCCGCGGACCGCCCGGGGTCCTTCTCCGGAGGCGCCAAGGCCATCGGCTCCGCACTCCGCGAACTCGGGCTCCCGCTCAAGGGGGCCCGCTTCGTGGACGGCAGCGGGCTCAACCGCGCCGGCCACCTCACGGCGGAGCAGCTGGCGCGGATGCTGGCGCTGGCGGCCGACTCCGACCACCCCGAGCTCCGCCCCGTCCTCACCGGGCTGCCGGTGGCGGGCTTCACCGGGTCCCTGCGGGAACGCTTCACCTCCGCGGGCGGGGGCGCGGGGCTCGTCCGCGCGAAGACGGGCACGCTCACCGGGGTCAACGCGCTCGGCGGGACGGTCGTCGACGCGGACGGCCGCCTGCTCACGTTCGCCTTCCTGACCAACGGCACGACCAACCCCACGGCCGCGCAGTCCGCCCTCGACCGCCTCGCCGCCGGCCTCGCCACGTGCGGCTGCCGCACATAG
- a CDS encoding zinc-dependent metalloprotease, with product MTSIGGAEMVDWNLAVATATRFVRPGPDVSRDEARAVVAELRRHAKESEAHVRAFTRMFGDQEDPADTGTPVLIVDRPGWIRANVAGFREVLKPLLDKMQARKPGGPGGAVLGTVGGKVTGVEVGMLLSFLASRVLGQYETFAPATRDMPAGPAAPGPGEPRTGRLLLVAPNIVHVERELDVDPHDFRLWVCLHEETHRTQFTAVPWLRDHIEQEVQAFLGETEIDPSTLIERLREAFQAFSSGNRPDADEASVDADGDEGRSLIDLVQTPNQREILGRLTAVMSLLEGHADYVMDGVGPDVVPSVAEIREKFQRRRQSGAGRMDMALRKLLGLDAKLRQYRDGERFVRAVVDGAGMDGFNRIWTSPNTLPTKQEIAKPADWVARVHGRSET from the coding sequence ATGACGAGCATCGGTGGTGCGGAGATGGTCGACTGGAACCTCGCGGTCGCGACCGCGACCCGCTTCGTGCGGCCCGGACCGGACGTGAGCCGGGACGAGGCGCGCGCGGTCGTGGCGGAACTGCGGCGGCACGCAAAGGAGTCGGAGGCGCACGTCCGGGCCTTCACCAGGATGTTCGGCGATCAGGAGGACCCGGCCGACACCGGGACCCCGGTGCTGATCGTGGACCGCCCGGGGTGGATCAGGGCCAACGTCGCCGGCTTCCGCGAAGTGCTCAAGCCGCTGCTGGACAAGATGCAGGCGCGCAAGCCGGGAGGTCCCGGCGGCGCCGTGCTGGGCACCGTCGGCGGGAAGGTGACCGGCGTCGAGGTCGGGATGCTGCTGAGCTTCCTGGCCTCCCGCGTGCTGGGCCAGTACGAGACCTTCGCCCCCGCGACCCGTGACATGCCGGCCGGCCCCGCCGCGCCCGGTCCGGGCGAGCCGCGCACCGGGCGGCTGCTGCTGGTGGCCCCCAACATCGTCCACGTGGAGCGCGAACTCGACGTGGACCCGCACGACTTCCGGCTGTGGGTGTGCCTGCACGAGGAGACCCACCGCACCCAGTTCACGGCCGTGCCCTGGCTGCGGGACCACATCGAGCAGGAGGTCCAGGCCTTCCTCGGCGAGACCGAGATCGACCCGTCGACGCTGATCGAGCGGCTCCGCGAGGCGTTCCAGGCCTTCTCCTCCGGCAACCGGCCCGACGCGGACGAGGCGTCGGTCGACGCGGACGGCGACGAGGGCCGCAGCCTGATCGACCTGGTGCAGACCCCGAACCAGCGGGAGATCCTGGGGCGGCTGACCGCGGTCATGTCGCTGCTGGAGGGGCACGCCGACTACGTGATGGACGGGGTGGGCCCGGACGTCGTGCCGTCCGTGGCGGAGATCCGGGAGAAGTTCCAGCGCCGCAGGCAGAGCGGTGCCGGGCGGATGGACATGGCGCTGCGCAAGCTGCTGGGGCTGGACGCCAAGCTGCGCCAGTACCGTGACGGCGAGCGTTTCGTGCGGGCCGTGGTGGACGGGGCCGGGATGGACGGCTTCAACCGGATCTGGACCTCGCCCAACACCCTGCCCACCAAGCAGGAGATCGCCAAACCCGCGGACTGGGTGGCACGGGTGCACGGGCGGAGCGAAACCTGA